Genomic window (Methanobacterium formicicum):
GACCCTCTCATTTCCCTGCATAAGGGGGTTTAAAAAAAATGCAACGCAATACCTATATTTTAATTGGAGTCGTTATCCTGATCTTTGTTGCTGCCGCCGGGGTTAGTTATCTTTTATTCCAGCCCGCGGTTAACAACTCGCCCAATGTTACCAACAACACCACAACCACAGTGGTGAACCAGGGTACCACCACCCAACAGAACCAGACCACCACCTCGGGTTACATATCCTCAGCCCAGGCCAAATCCATTGCATCCAACTACCTGAATTCCAAATCAGATTATAATGGCCTGGGAGCGGGCACACCTTCCCTTAAAGGAAGTGTGTATTACGTGCCCATGGTGGTAACCGTAGAGGGCCAGCATTCAGTGGGAACTGTGCTGGGTGATGTCTTGGTAGATGCCAAAACTGGAAAAGTCCTGGGAACAGAAACCGTTGATATTACCACCGATGAAAAGGTAAGAAACCCACCATAATAGATAGACTTAGATAAAAATGGGGATTCGGGGATAATTCCCTTAATCCCACTTAATTTATTGGCTTTGTAGAAACCCTAATTTTTTTTA
Coding sequences:
- a CDS encoding PepSY domain-containing protein, yielding MQRNTYILIGVVILIFVAAAGVSYLLFQPAVNNSPNVTNNTTTTVVNQGTTTQQNQTTTSGYISSAQAKSIASNYLNSKSDYNGLGAGTPSLKGSVYYVPMVVTVEGQHSVGTVLGDVLVDAKTGKVLGTETVDITTDEKVRNPP